The following are from one region of the Salvia splendens isolate huo1 chromosome 2, SspV2, whole genome shotgun sequence genome:
- the LOC121792224 gene encoding auxin response factor 18-like: MISFMESKEKMRETERCLDSQLWHACAGSMVQMPLKNSKVFYFPQGHSEHSCGNVDFRKFLRIPAYIPCRVSSISFMADPDTDEVFTKMRLSPASGSDAAEVDHDEGGAVGSENQEMPASFAKTLTQSDANNGGGFSVPRYCAETIFPRLDYSADPPVQTILAKDVHGETWKFRHIYRGTPRRHLLTTGWSTFVNHKKLLAGDSIVFMRAENGDLCIGIRRAKRGIGDGTDTWNLAGGSSIVPYGGFSSSLRDDEKNNNVNWIERGRVKAEDVVEAASLAASGRPFEVVYYPRASTPEFCVKASLVKVAMQIRWCLGMRFKMAFETEDSSRISWFMGTISSVQVVDPIWWPDSPWRLLQVAWDEPDLLQNVKRVSPWLIELVSNMPAIHLSPFLPPRKKMRLPQHSDHPFDGQIPMPPISHHVGSSNPFGCLPNTTPAGMQGARHAKYGLSLSSLHVNKQLQLGLFPVGFLPHDRYPTGQSRPLLPIPASNENISCQLTMGNPTHGSAKPDHGKAAPFLLFGKPILTENQISLSCSSDTVSPTRTGNSSSDGNVEKTGNTSDGSGCGLNQNEVPEHSSCEGIQPDILETGHCKVFMESEDVGRTLDLSLLGSYEQLYRKLADMFGIDVSEILNRVLRRDAAGRVKPVGDQPFSNFIKTTRRLTILADSSGYNVEV, from the exons ATGATTAGTTTTATGGAATCGAAAGAGAAAATGAGAGAAACAGAGAGATGTTTGGATTCTCAACTATGGCATGCCTGCGCCGGCAGCATGGTGCAGATGCCATTGAAGAATTCCAAGGTGTTTTACTTCCCACAGGGCCACTCTGAGCACAGCTGTGGGAATGTTGATTTTAGAAAATTTCTAAGAATTCCTGCTTACATACCATGTCGAGTTTCTTCGATTAGTTTCATGGCGGATCCTGACACGGATGAGGTCTTTACCAAGATGAGATTGTCTCCGGCTAGTGGGAGTGATGCCGCTGAGGTTGATCATGATGAAGGAGGGGCTGTTGGCTCTGAGAATCAAGAAATGCCCGCTTCGTTCGCAAAGACTCTAACTCAGTCTGATGCCAACAATGGTGGGGGGTTTTCAGTGCCTAGGTACTGTGCGGAGACCATATTTCCCCGGCTGGACTACTCGGCTGACCCTCCCGTGCAGACCATTCTTGCTAAGGATGTTCATGGCGAGACCTGGAAGTTTAGGCATATCTACAGGGGGACGCCAAGGCGGCATCTTCTCACAACTGGCTGGAGTACTTTTGTGAACCATAAGAAGCTCCTGGCGGGGGACTCCATAGTGTTCATGAGGGCGGAGAATGGTGATCTTTGCATTGGTATCAGGCGGGCGAAGAGGGGGATTGGTGATGGAACTGATACTTGGAATCTGGCCGGAGGGAGCTCCATTGTGCCTTATGGGGGGTTTTCATCGTCTCTGAGGGATGATGAGAAGAACAATAATGTGAATTGGATAGAAAGGGGGAGAGTGAAGGCGGAAGATGTGGTCGAAGCTGCAAGTCTTGCTGCCAGTGGACGCCCCTTTGAGGTGGTGTACTATCCCAGAGCCAGCACTCCTGAGTTCTGTGTGAAGGCCTCTCTGGTGAAGGTAGCAATGCAAATACGTTGGTGCTTGGGGATGAGGTTTAAAATGGCATTTGAGACCGAGGATTCGTCGCGCATAAGCTGGTTCATGGGAACTATATCATCAGTTCAGGTTGTTGATCCTATTTGGTGGCCTGATTCACCTTGGAGATTGCTTCAG GTGGCCTGGGATGAGCCTGATCTGCTTCAAAATGTGAAACGAGTAAGCCCTTGGCTCATTGAACTCGTATCGAACATGCCTGCCATTCACCTCTCTCCTTTCTTACCACCAAGAAAGAAAATGAGATTACCACAGCATTCAGATCACCCTTTCGATGGACAAATTCCAATGCCACCAATCAGCCACCATGTCGGGTCTAGCAATCCCTTCGGGTGTCTTCCTAATACCACTCCTGCTGGCATGCAGGGAGCCAGGCATGCTAAATATGGTTTATCATTATCAAGTCTCCACGTAAATAAGCAACTGCAGTTGGGTTTGTTTCCTGTTGGTTTTCTACCTCATGACCGATATCCTACTGGACAGTCCAGACCCCTCCTTCCGATACCTGCCAGCAATGAGAACATTTCCTGTCAACTTACCATGGGAAATCCAACTCACGGATCAGCTAAACCTGATCACGGAAAGGCAGCCCCATTTCTGCTTTTTGGTAAGCCAATACTTACAGAGAACCAGATTTCTCTGAGTTGCTCTAGTGATACAGTTTCCCCCACTCGAACTGGCAATAGTTCCTCTGATGGGAATGTAGAGAAAACGGGAAATACTTCTGATGGATCTGGTTGCGGCCTGAATCAAAACGAAGTACCAGAGCACTCATCATGTGAAGGAATTCAACCAGATATTCTGGAAACTGGTCACTGCAAGGTTTTTATGGAATCTGAGGATGTAGGACGTACACTAGATCTTTCTCTACTAGGTTCTTATGAACAACTGTACAGAAAACTCGCGGATATGTTTGGCATTGATGTCTCAGAAATACTGAATCGAGTTCTCCGCAGAGATGCTGCAGGCAGAGTCAAGCCAGTTGGTGACCAACCGTTTAG TAACTTTATCAAAACTACGCGGAGGTTAACGATCTTAGCTGATTCGAGCGGTTACAATGTAGAAGTATAG